A region from the Campylobacter blaseri genome encodes:
- the rpsJ gene encoding 30S ribosomal protein S10, with the protein MERIRLKLKAYDHRVLDRTVAAIVEAVKRTGADVRGPVPLPTKIKRYTVLKSPHVNKDSREQFEIRIHTRMLDIVAATPDTVDSLTKLDLAPEVNVEVRAMGK; encoded by the coding sequence ATGGAAAGAATTAGGTTAAAGCTAAAAGCTTACGACCATAGAGTTCTAGATAGAACAGTTGCAGCAATTGTAGAAGCTGTCAAAAGAACAGGTGCGGATGTCCGTGGGCCAGTACCATTGCCTACAAAAATTAAACGCTACACAGTCTTAAAATCTCCACACGTAAATAAAGATTCAAGAGAGCAGTTTGAAATTAGAATTCATACTAGAATGCTTGATATTGTAGCGGCGACTCCAGATACAGTTGATTCGTTAACAAAACTTGACTTGGCACCAGAGGTTAATGTCGAAGTTCGTGCGATGGGTAAATAA
- the rpmC gene encoding 50S ribosomal protein L29, which yields MKYTELKDKSLQELNTMLKEKKLLLFSLRQKLKTMQLTNPKEIGEVKKDIARINTAINANK from the coding sequence ATGAAATATACTGAGTTAAAAGATAAAAGCTTACAAGAGCTAAATACCATGCTAAAAGAAAAAAAGTTGCTTTTGTTTTCGCTAAGACAAAAGCTTAAAACTATGCAGTTAACAAACCCTAAAGAGATTGGCGAAGTTAAAAAAGATATCGCTAGAATCAATACTGCAATTAATGCAAATAAGTAA
- the rplV gene encoding 50S ribosomal protein L22, producing MSKTTIKFIRLSPTKARLIAKEVQGMNAEFALATLEFTPNKAAKYIANAISTAVANGGFEPEEVVVSSCRVDAGPVLKRFRPRARGSASRIRKPTSHIMVEVSKPAKKEA from the coding sequence ATGAGTAAGACAACTATAAAATTCATTCGCCTTTCTCCAACAAAAGCTCGTTTGATTGCAAAGGAAGTTCAAGGCATGAATGCTGAATTTGCTCTTGCTACACTAGAGTTTACACCAAATAAAGCTGCAAAATATATAGCTAATGCTATTTCAACAGCTGTTGCTAATGGTGGGTTTGAGCCAGAAGAGGTTGTAGTAAGTTCATGCCGTGTTGACGCAGGTCCAGTTCTTAAAAGATTTAGACCTAGAGCTAGAGGAAGCGCAAGTAGAATTAGAAAACCAACTTCTCACATAATGGTAGAAGTAAGTAAGCCAGCAAAGAAGGAAGCATAA
- the rplP gene encoding 50S ribosomal protein L16 — MLMPKRTKYRKMMKGRNRGYATRGTQLAYGTIGLKATEAGRINSRQIEAARVAMTRHVKRQAKVWICVFPDKPLTKKPLETRMGKGKGSVEEWVMNIKPGRIIFEMAGPSEELAREALTLSIHKLPFKTKIVTRENENEIY; from the coding sequence ATGTTAATGCCAAAAAGAACAAAATATAGAAAAATGATGAAGGGCAGAAACCGAGGTTATGCTACTCGTGGAACACAGTTAGCATATGGTACAATCGGTTTAAAAGCAACTGAAGCAGGTCGTATAAACTCACGTCAAATTGAAGCAGCTAGGGTTGCTATGACTCGTCATGTTAAAAGACAAGCAAAAGTTTGGATATGTGTATTTCCTGATAAACCTCTTACAAAAAAACCTTTAGAAACTCGTATGGGTAAAGGTAAAGGTAGCGTTGAAGAGTGGGTGATGAATATAAAGCCAGGTAGAATTATTTTTGAAATGGCTGGACCATCAGAAGAGCTTGCAAGAGAGGCTTTAACTCTATCAATTCATAAGTTGCCATTTAAGACTAAAATAGTAACAAGGGAAAATGAAAATGAAATATACTGA
- the rplE gene encoding 50S ribosomal protein L5, whose product MNRLRAKYAETVKDALAKEFDIKNPMLIPALEKIVISVGVGEIAKDQKVLQNVVDTISLISGQKAMTVNAKKSVAGFKVREGFPVGIKVTLRKENMYVFLDKLISVALPRVKDFRGVPRNGFDGRGNYSFGLDEQLMFPEIVYDQILRTHGMNINIVTTTNSDKKAFKLLELIGMPFAKGK is encoded by the coding sequence ATGAATAGACTTAGAGCAAAATATGCAGAAACAGTAAAAGACGCTCTTGCAAAAGAATTTGATATAAAAAATCCTATGCTTATTCCTGCACTTGAAAAAATTGTAATTAGTGTCGGTGTTGGTGAAATTGCTAAAGATCAAAAAGTATTACAAAATGTAGTTGATACTATATCTTTGATATCTGGACAAAAAGCGATGACTGTTAATGCTAAAAAATCAGTAGCTGGATTTAAAGTTAGAGAAGGTTTTCCTGTAGGCATTAAAGTAACTTTAAGAAAAGAAAATATGTATGTATTTTTAGATAAATTAATTTCAGTTGCACTTCCAAGAGTTAAAGACTTTAGAGGTGTTCCAAGAAATGGATTTGATGGTAGAGGAAACTATAGCTTTGGTTTAGATGAGCAATTAATGTTCCCAGAGATAGTTTATGATCAAATTTTAAGAACACATGGTATGAATATCAATATAGTTACAACAACAAATAGTGATAAAAAGGCATTTAAACTACTTGAGTTAATCGGTATGCCTTTCGCAAAAGGAAAGTAA
- a CDS encoding 50S ribosomal protein L23: MADITDIKTILYTEKTLGLGEDDVVVIQTSPSMTKNRLKEILKEYFGINPLRVNSLRMSGKVKRFKGKVGSRNDYKKFYVKLPEGASLENVGA, encoded by the coding sequence ATGGCAGATATAACAGATATAAAAACAATTCTTTATACAGAAAAAACTTTAGGCCTCGGCGAAGATGATGTAGTTGTTATACAAACATCGCCAAGCATGACTAAAAATAGGCTAAAAGAGATATTAAAAGAATATTTTGGAATCAATCCTTTAAGAGTTAACTCTTTAAGAATGAGTGGTAAGGTTAAACGCTTTAAAGGAAAAGTTGGAAGTAGAAATGATTATAAAAAATTCTATGTAAAACTTCCTGAGGGTGCAAGCCTAGAAAATGTAGGAGCGTAA
- the rplD gene encoding 50S ribosomal protein L4 gives MSKITVLNDKLEKASEIELPSEFKEANPHNLYLYVKSYLASCRSNTAKTKSRSEVSGGGKKPWRQKGRGGARAGSIRSNVWVGGGVAFGPTNNRNYVQKVNKKQKRLALEFALNEKANNGKLFAIDSLEISSGKTKDAADFIKKLGVRDALIVKNELDAKTILAYRNLANCYVVEASEINAYLVAVYNSVIIENKALEAIIKEG, from the coding sequence ATGAGTAAAATAACAGTTCTTAATGATAAATTGGAAAAAGCAAGCGAAATTGAACTTCCTTCGGAGTTTAAAGAGGCTAATCCACATAACCTATATTTATATGTTAAATCATATCTTGCAAGTTGTAGATCAAATACAGCTAAAACTAAAAGTCGCTCAGAAGTAAGCGGTGGCGGTAAAAAACCATGGAGACAAAAAGGTCGTGGTGGTGCAAGAGCTGGTTCAATAAGAAGTAATGTATGGGTTGGCGGTGGAGTTGCATTTGGTCCAACAAATAATAGAAATTATGTTCAAAAAGTTAATAAAAAACAAAAAAGATTAGCTTTAGAATTTGCTTTAAACGAAAAAGCAAATAATGGCAAGCTTTTTGCCATAGATAGCTTAGAGATAAGTTCAGGTAAGACAAAAGATGCGGCTGACTTCATCAAAAAACTTGGCGTTAGAGATGCTTTGATAGTAAAAAATGAGTTAGATGCAAAAACAATTCTTGCATATAGAAACTTAGCAAATTGTTATGTTGTTGAAGCAAGTGAGATAAATGCATACCTAGTTGCGGTTTATAATTCAGTTATCATAGAAAATAAAGCGCTTGAAGCTATAATAAAAGAGGGCTAA
- a CDS encoding type Z 30S ribosomal protein S14: MAKKSMIAKAKRKAKFSSRAYTRCEICGRPHSVYRDFGICRICLRKMGNEGLIPGLKKASW, from the coding sequence ATGGCAAAAAAATCTATGATAGCTAAGGCTAAAAGAAAGGCAAAGTTCAGTTCACGTGCATACACAAGATGTGAAATTTGCGGAAGACCACACTCTGTTTATAGAGATTTTGGAATTTGCAGAATTTGCCTTAGAAAAATGGGAAATGAAGGTCTTATCCCAGGCCTAAAAAAAGCAAGTTGGTAA
- the rplB gene encoding 50S ribosomal protein L2: MAVKTYKPYTPSRRFMTALSSEDITAKASIRSLLVKLPATAGRNNNGRITSRHKEAGAKKLYRIIDFKRRKFGITGTVEAIEYDPNRNCRIALISYADGEKRYIIKPNGLNVGDKISSAEAGLDIKPGNAMKMKSIPIGTVIHNIELKPGKGAQIVRSAGGHAQLMGKEEKYVIVRLPSGEMRRILAECMATIGTVGNEDWANVTIGKAGRNRHRGIRPQTRGSAMNPIDHPHGGGEGKKNSGRHPVTPWGKPTKGAKTRRKKASNKLIISRRKGR, translated from the coding sequence ATGGCAGTAAAAACATATAAACCATATACTCCAAGTAGAAGATTTATGACAGCTCTTAGCAGTGAAGATATCACAGCTAAAGCTAGTATTAGAAGCCTACTTGTTAAACTTCCAGCAACTGCAGGAAGAAATAATAACGGTAGAATAACTTCAAGACATAAAGAAGCAGGTGCTAAAAAACTTTATAGAATTATAGATTTTAAAAGAAGAAAATTTGGTATTACAGGAACAGTTGAAGCTATAGAGTATGATCCAAACAGGAATTGTAGAATTGCACTAATTAGCTATGCTGATGGTGAAAAAAGATATATAATTAAACCAAATGGCTTAAATGTAGGTGATAAAATCTCATCTGCTGAAGCTGGTCTTGATATAAAACCAGGTAATGCTATGAAGATGAAAAGCATTCCTATTGGTACAGTTATTCATAACATAGAGCTAAAACCAGGCAAGGGTGCTCAAATAGTACGTTCAGCTGGTGGACACGCTCAACTTATGGGTAAAGAAGAAAAATATGTTATTGTAAGACTTCCTAGTGGAGAGATGAGAAGAATACTTGCTGAGTGTATGGCTACAATTGGAACAGTTGGAAATGAAGATTGGGCTAATGTTACTATCGGCAAAGCTGGTAGAAACAGACATAGAGGAATAAGACCTCAAACTAGAGGTTCTGCTATGAACCCAATTGATCACCCGCACGGTGGTGGTGAAGGTAAGAAAAACTCTGGTCGTCATCCAGTTACACCTTGGGGCAAACCAACTAAGGGCGCAAAAACAAGACGCAAAAAAGCAAGTAATAAACTTATAATTTCAAGAAGGAAAGGAAGATAG
- the rplN gene encoding 50S ribosomal protein L14, whose amino-acid sequence MIQSFTRLTVADNSGAKEIMCIKVIGGSKRRYATVGDIIVCSVKKALPNGKIKKGQVVKAVIVRTKKEIQRENGSLIRFDENAAVILDAKKEPVGTRIFGPVGREVRYSGFMKIVSLAPEVL is encoded by the coding sequence ATGATTCAAAGCTTTACAAGACTTACTGTTGCTGACAATAGTGGTGCAAAAGAGATAATGTGTATAAAAGTTATTGGTGGAAGCAAAAGAAGATATGCAACTGTAGGTGATATCATTGTTTGCTCTGTTAAAAAAGCTTTACCAAATGGTAAAATTAAAAAAGGTCAAGTGGTAAAAGCGGTAATTGTTAGAACTAAAAAAGAGATTCAAAGAGAAAATGGATCTTTGATTAGATTTGATGAGAATGCTGCTGTTATACTTGATGCTAAAAAAGAGCCTGTTGGAACTCGTATTTTCGGTCCTGTAGGTAGAGAAGTAAGATATAGTGGATTTATGAAAATTGTTTCACTAGCTCCGGAGGTTTTATAA
- the rplX gene encoding 50S ribosomal protein L24, with protein MAIKYKIKKGDEVKVIAGNDKGKTGVVKAVLPKKGQVIVEGCKIVKKAIKPSDKNPKGGFINEEKPMDISNVAKVEG; from the coding sequence ATGGCTATAAAGTACAAAATAAAAAAAGGCGATGAAGTAAAAGTTATCGCAGGTAATGACAAAGGTAAAACTGGCGTTGTTAAAGCTGTTTTACCAAAAAAAGGACAAGTTATAGTTGAAGGATGTAAAATAGTTAAAAAAGCTATTAAGCCAAGCGATAAAAATCCAAAAGGTGGATTCATTAATGAAGAAAAACCTATGGATATTTCAAATGTTGCGAAAGTTGAGGGATAA
- the rpsS gene encoding 30S ribosomal protein S19: MARSLKKGPFVDDHVMKKVVEAKKTNSNKPIKTWSRRSTIIPDMIGLTFNVHNGKSFIPVYVTEHHIGYKLGEFSPTRTYRGHKGSVQKKIGK, translated from the coding sequence ATGGCTAGATCGCTCAAAAAAGGTCCTTTCGTAGATGATCATGTTATGAAAAAAGTTGTAGAAGCTAAAAAAACAAATAGCAACAAACCAATCAAAACTTGGTCAAGACGTAGCACGATTATACCTGATATGATTGGACTAACATTTAATGTTCATAACGGTAAGAGTTTTATTCCTGTGTATGTTACAGAACATCACATTGGTTATAAATTAGGTGAGTTTTCTCCAACAAGAACTTATAGAGGCCATAAAGGCTCAGTTCAGAAAAAAATTGGCAAATAA
- the rpsQ gene encoding 30S ribosomal protein S17: protein MSLKREVQGVVIQKAGEKTLTVLVERRVMHPRYRKFVRRFKKYLVHDEKGVANIGDTITAIECRPLSKRKSFRINKVVERGVE, encoded by the coding sequence ATGTCATTAAAAAGAGAAGTTCAAGGCGTAGTTATACAAAAAGCTGGAGAAAAAACTTTGACTGTTTTAGTTGAAAGAAGAGTTATGCATCCAAGATATAGAAAATTTGTAAGACGCTTTAAAAAATATTTAGTACATGATGAAAAAGGTGTGGCAAATATAGGAGATACTATAACTGCTATTGAATGTAGACCACTTAGCAAAAGAAAATCTTTTCGTATAAATAAAGTAGTGGAAAGAGGAGTTGAGTAA
- a CDS encoding ATP-binding protein: protein MENLEYFYNNPPLINKFIDRKLKITGGRVLISGALNSGKTYILISELLKFKKDEFLYINMDDLRVKKENGLLDLKEFIKEHKDIKCIAIDNVDDKNLNILKNLNCEKILLSTTSNSLNLKTFQTIKLLNLDFEEYIAFNKRTNELGAILGSFLTEGNGAKNSFLNPFELIIYMQKILKAKYSDIEISVLKECVEFVNLNFSALQIYKGLKDIMKISKDSVYKTIDKFEDENLIFFVPKFAPNSNLKRLYFLDFCLPDNLSFKKDFQKKLTNALLCELLRLDKQVYFTDDLDFYMPELGYGFLVIPFTSSDLIFLKFKKIFEKLKELEVQKLYVISMANSGEMSKEGIKCEILPFWQFALGM from the coding sequence ATGGAAAATTTAGAATATTTTTATAACAATCCACCATTGATTAATAAATTCATTGATAGAAAACTAAAAATAACTGGTGGTAGGGTTTTGATAAGTGGGGCTTTAAACTCGGGTAAAACATATATCTTAATAAGTGAACTTTTAAAATTTAAAAAAGATGAGTTTTTATATATCAATATGGATGATCTAAGAGTTAAAAAAGAAAATGGTTTACTAGACTTAAAAGAGTTTATTAAAGAGCATAAAGATATAAAGTGTATAGCCATAGATAATGTAGATGATAAAAATTTAAACATATTAAAAAACTTAAATTGTGAAAAAATTTTACTCTCTACAACATCAAACTCTCTAAATTTAAAGACATTTCAAACAATAAAACTTTTAAACTTAGATTTTGAAGAATACATCGCTTTTAACAAAAGAACCAATGAACTTGGTGCTATTTTAGGTAGTTTTTTAACAGAAGGAAATGGTGCAAAAAACTCATTTTTAAACCCTTTTGAGCTAATTATATATATGCAAAAAATTTTAAAAGCCAAATATAGTGATATTGAAATTTCAGTATTAAAAGAGTGTGTGGAGTTTGTAAATTTAAATTTCAGCGCTTTGCAAATTTATAAAGGTTTAAAAGATATAATGAAAATTTCAAAAGATAGTGTTTATAAAACAATTGATAAATTTGAAGATGAAAATTTGATATTTTTTGTTCCAAAATTTGCTCCAAATTCCAACCTAAAACGGCTATATTTTTTAGACTTTTGCTTGCCTGATAATCTAAGTTTTAAAAAAGACTTTCAAAAAAAACTTACCAATGCGCTCTTGTGCGAGCTTTTAAGATTAGATAAACAGGTATATTTTACCGATGATTTGGATTTTTATATGCCAGAGCTTGGTTATGGTTTTTTGGTTATACCTTTTACAAGTAGCGATTTGATATTTCTTAAATTTAAAAAAATATTTGAAAAACTTAAAGAGTTAGAGGTGCAAAAACTATATGTTATAAGTATGGCAAACTCTGGAGAGATGAGTAAAGAAGGAATTAAATGCGAAATTTTACCATTTTGGCAGTTTGCTTTAGGAATGTAA
- the rplC gene encoding 50S ribosomal protein L3 translates to MEYIVEKVGMSRTIGRDSTPVTLLKLINVKVCEVDENGRAIVAYAKGKANNKAIAGQQKKYNLSSEFNKFATIEVANSEAGDQDIEPLSNAKTLKVSFNTKGKGFQGVMKRHGFAGGPGAHGSRFHRRPGSIGNAEWPGRVQPGKKMPGQTGNVKITVKNEVISFDSNSGILVVKGSVPGFNGAMGRVRIVK, encoded by the coding sequence ATGGAATATATTGTAGAAAAAGTAGGTATGAGTAGAACTATCGGTAGAGATAGCACTCCGGTTACTCTTCTTAAACTTATAAATGTAAAAGTTTGTGAAGTAGATGAAAATGGCAGAGCAATAGTTGCTTATGCTAAAGGAAAAGCAAATAATAAAGCGATTGCTGGACAGCAGAAAAAATATAACTTAAGCAGTGAATTTAATAAATTTGCAACTATAGAGGTGGCAAATAGTGAAGCTGGCGATCAAGATATAGAACCATTAAGCAATGCTAAGACTTTAAAAGTTAGTTTCAATACAAAAGGAAAAGGTTTCCAAGGCGTTATGAAAAGACATGGTTTTGCAGGTGGTCCAGGAGCTCATGGTAGTAGATTTCATAGAAGACCAGGTTCGATTGGAAATGCTGAATGGCCAGGTAGAGTTCAACCAGGTAAGAAAATGCCAGGACAGACAGGAAATGTAAAAATTACTGTTAAAAATGAAGTTATAAGCTTTGATAGTAATAGCGGAATTTTAGTAGTAAAAGGCTCTGTTCCAGGATTTAATGGTGCTATGGGTAGAGTAAGGATAGTGAAATGA
- the rpsC gene encoding 30S ribosomal protein S3, whose product MGQKVNPIGLRLGINKNWESRWFPSKSTLPENIAEDYKIRKFLKTKLYYAGISQIIIERTAKKIRVTIVAARPGVIIGKKGSEIENLKNEVTKLINKDVNINIQEERRQGASAQLAAENVAMQLERRVAFRRAMKKVIQNAQKAGAKGIKISVSGRLGGAEMARTEWYLEGRVPLHTFRAKIDYGVAQAHTTYGNIGVKVWIFKGEVLQKGIQPEKNEEAPRKQRRARRSR is encoded by the coding sequence ATGGGACAAAAAGTTAATCCAATAGGTCTTAGATTAGGTATCAATAAAAACTGGGAATCAAGATGGTTTCCTTCTAAAAGCACTCTGCCAGAAAATATAGCAGAAGACTATAAAATAAGAAAGTTTTTAAAAACTAAACTTTATTATGCTGGTATATCTCAGATTATAATTGAGAGAACAGCTAAAAAAATTCGTGTAACAATTGTTGCTGCTAGACCTGGAGTTATTATAGGTAAAAAAGGTAGTGAAATTGAGAATTTAAAAAATGAAGTTACTAAACTTATAAATAAAGATGTTAATATAAATATCCAAGAAGAGAGAAGACAAGGCGCTTCAGCTCAGCTTGCTGCTGAAAATGTTGCTATGCAATTAGAACGAAGAGTTGCATTTAGAAGAGCTATGAAAAAAGTTATTCAAAATGCACAAAAAGCAGGAGCTAAGGGTATTAAAATTTCTGTTTCTGGAAGACTTGGTGGAGCTGAAATGGCAAGAACTGAATGGTATTTAGAAGGAAGAGTTCCATTGCATACTTTTAGAGCAAAAATTGATTATGGTGTTGCGCAAGCACATACTACCTATGGAAATATAGGTGTAAAAGTGTGGATTTTTAAAGGTGAAGTTCTTCAAAAAGGCATCCAGCCTGAAAAAAATGAAGAAGCTCCTAGAAAACAACGCAGAGCAAGAAGGAGTAGATAA